A part of Thiomicrorhabdus sediminis genomic DNA contains:
- a CDS encoding antibiotic biosynthesis monooxygenase family protein: MHAMNVRVHIENGKIEDAAAVLKEQIMPVAANYPGFIENFLLVDAANSRIATLSVWQTEADAKAIYEDEGGLYQIALGKLKPFLAAPPDAWLGPVSQVKK; this comes from the coding sequence ATGCATGCAATGAACGTCCGTGTCCACATTGAAAATGGCAAGATTGAAGACGCCGCTGCAGTTCTAAAAGAACAAATCATGCCGGTAGCGGCGAACTATCCCGGTTTTATCGAAAACTTTTTACTTGTCGATGCGGCCAACAGTCGTATAGCGACCCTAAGTGTTTGGCAAACTGAGGCAGATGCCAAAGCCATTTACGAAGATGAAGGCGGCCTTTATCAAATCGCCTTGGGTAAACTCAAACCTTTTTTAGCCGCCCCACCGGATGCCTGGCTAGGTCCGGTTAGCCAAGTCAAAAAATAA